Proteins encoded within one genomic window of Couchioplanes caeruleus:
- a CDS encoding chorismate mutase — protein MSELQSLDDVRSRIDDLDTELVALLARRQKLVEAAAGFKNDEHAVRAPDRVERVVTAVRAKAIAAGLDAAVAETIWRAMITAFIQLELARHRSTTDG, from the coding sequence ATGTCCGAACTCCAGTCCCTCGATGACGTCCGCTCCCGCATCGACGACCTCGACACCGAACTCGTCGCACTGCTGGCCCGCCGCCAAAAGCTCGTCGAGGCCGCGGCCGGCTTCAAGAACGATGAGCACGCCGTGCGCGCGCCCGATCGTGTCGAACGGGTTGTCACCGCTGTCCGTGCGAAGGCCATAGCCGCTGGACTGGATGCCGCCGTGGCCGAGACGATCTGGCGAGCGATGATCACCGCGTTCATCCAGCTCGAACTGGCCCGTCATCGCAGCACAACTGACGGATAG
- a CDS encoding DUF4184 family protein, with protein MPATIPSHQAAVLPLKVRFPSRFDGVALVIGSAAPDIGYVLAGIAEPSSHAWHSLIWFHLPVVVALTWVVRRAAPTVAAHLPGSLRDYGVLGTVRHPLAVTAYSVVLGALTHQLWDALTHPYVLFLSPSSYLPAMHATAFGALPWWRVVHLLSELVGMVVTVAFVVHVGRRRLLVAWHGPAPALATRPFVFWPAAVLSSVALAVGSTQLPGNDIGIWVVGARWLGAVVLGLLLAAAVTRAAWTRDSARAAPPGRGT; from the coding sequence GTGCCGGCGACCATTCCCTCACATCAGGCGGCTGTCCTGCCGCTGAAGGTACGCTTCCCGAGCCGTTTCGACGGCGTGGCGCTGGTGATCGGGTCGGCTGCGCCGGACATCGGCTACGTCCTCGCCGGGATCGCCGAGCCGTCGTCGCACGCGTGGCACTCGCTGATCTGGTTCCATCTGCCCGTCGTCGTCGCGCTGACGTGGGTGGTGCGTCGCGCGGCGCCGACCGTCGCGGCGCACCTGCCCGGCAGCCTGCGCGACTACGGCGTGCTCGGCACGGTGCGGCATCCCTTGGCGGTGACGGCGTACTCGGTGGTGCTCGGTGCGCTGACCCACCAGTTATGGGATGCCCTCACTCATCCGTACGTGCTGTTCCTGAGCCCGTCGTCGTATCTGCCGGCGATGCACGCGACGGCTTTCGGGGCCCTGCCCTGGTGGCGGGTCGTGCACCTGCTGTCGGAACTCGTTGGCATGGTGGTCACCGTGGCCTTTGTCGTCCACGTCGGTCGGCGCCGGCTGCTGGTCGCATGGCACGGACCGGCTCCCGCTCTCGCGACCCGACCGTTCGTGTTCTGGCCGGCGGCCGTGCTGTCCAGCGTGGCTCTTGCCGTCGGATCGACACAGTTACCGGGCAACGACATCGGTATCTGGGTCGTCGGGGCTCGTTGGCTGGGCGCAGTGGTCCTCGGTCTGCTGCTCGCCGCCGCCGTCACCCGGGCAGCCTGGACACGTGACAGCGCCCGAGCCGCACCGCCAGGCCGAGGCACGTGA
- a CDS encoding MBL fold metallo-hydrolase, whose translation MTDPGDQVRVVRDGDVVQVAGFQLRAVGEKHHRSHPDVPPVDNVGFLVDDEVFHPGDALTMTDAPTLLIPGQAPWMTIPDMIDYLRRMAPRRAYAIHDGLLNDWGLQVLDGVLRTEAERMDADIRRPLPGERVRLAGRTQFTHRGSRRWPAQRQSPTSPEAGSAAAAAVDVDRMKDHEPHVRTPVPR comes from the coding sequence CTGACCGATCCAGGCGACCAGGTTCGCGTGGTCCGCGACGGCGACGTGGTGCAGGTGGCCGGCTTCCAGTTACGGGCGGTCGGCGAGAAGCACCACCGCAGCCACCCGGACGTCCCACCTGTGGACAACGTCGGCTTCCTGGTCGACGACGAGGTCTTCCACCCGGGTGACGCACTGACCATGACGGACGCGCCGACACTGCTCATACCCGGCCAGGCACCATGGATGACCATCCCAGACATGATCGACTATCTACGCCGGATGGCGCCCCGACGTGCCTACGCCATCCACGACGGCCTCCTTAACGACTGGGGCCTCCAGGTACTCGACGGCGTACTGCGGACCGAGGCCGAGCGCATGGACGCCGACATCCGACGTCCGCTGCCCGGCGAGCGTGTTCGACTCGCCGGCCGCACCCAGTTCACACACCGTGGTTCAAGACGATGGCCTGCTCAACGTCAGTCACCCACCTCGCCGGAGGCGGGCTCAGCAGCAGCTGCTGCTGTTGACGTTGATCGCATGAAGGATCATGAGCCACATGTCCGAACTCCAGTCCCTCGATGA
- a CDS encoding SelB C-terminal domain-containing protein: MLNSGERTRRRTAGPDLPRPATPARFPATPTGTAGGRSSTLAGLAQPFTLSEARRALDTTRRVAVPLLQLLESRRASRRLPDSRRTLLS; this comes from the coding sequence ATGTTGAACTCCGGTGAGAGAACCAGACGGCGCACCGCCGGCCCCGACCTCCCGCGCCCCGCGACACCAGCCCGATTCCCGGCGACCCCGACGGGCACGGCCGGTGGGCGCAGCTCGACGCTGGCCGGACTCGCCCAGCCGTTCACCCTCAGCGAAGCCCGCCGCGCCCTGGACACGACCCGGCGCGTGGCGGTGCCGCTGCTGCAATTGCTCGAAAGCAGGAGGGCAAGTCGCCGTCTCCCCGATAGCCGCCGCACTCTCCTGTCATGA
- a CDS encoding SigE family RNA polymerase sigma factor, whose protein sequence is MESGDERAEFVAFVQACQHRLLRSAYLVCGDHHLAEDLLQGALVKLALRWRQVRDGDPAAFLRTVMYRDAVSWWRRWRRENLAAQVPEPAPRDRAADEVPVRLALEQALFRLAPRQRAVLVLRYFDDLTEARTAEVLGVTIGTVKSQANAALSRLRELAPELGEIMQTGREN, encoded by the coding sequence ATCGAGTCGGGTGACGAGCGGGCGGAGTTCGTCGCCTTCGTCCAGGCCTGCCAGCATCGGCTGCTTCGCTCGGCCTATCTGGTGTGCGGTGACCACCACCTGGCCGAGGATCTGCTTCAGGGTGCGCTGGTGAAGCTGGCGCTGCGATGGCGGCAGGTCCGCGACGGTGACCCTGCGGCGTTCCTGCGCACGGTCATGTACCGCGACGCGGTGTCGTGGTGGCGGCGGTGGCGGCGGGAGAACCTGGCCGCGCAGGTGCCCGAGCCGGCACCACGGGACCGGGCGGCAGACGAGGTGCCGGTCCGGCTGGCGCTCGAGCAGGCGCTGTTCCGGTTGGCTCCGCGCCAGCGCGCGGTGCTGGTGCTGCGCTACTTCGACGATCTCACTGAGGCCCGCACCGCGGAGGTCCTGGGCGTCACGATCGGCACCGTGAAGAGCCAGGCGAACGCGGCGCTGAGCCGGCTGCGCGAACTGGCACCAGAGTTGGGCGAAATCATGCAGACGGGACGGGAGAACTGA
- a CDS encoding GNAT family N-acetyltransferase gives MIVRMASVADVAALAELQDIEPERLVAFADWVVTHAETHLPFVAEVDGYVVGAAWLLVAERVPRNDSLDRRYGDVQSVMVREEYRNQGIGAAVMAAILAEARARDLAHVTVHSGRRAVDFYLRSGFSQHRQLLLWEPGGP, from the coding sequence GTGATCGTGCGGATGGCCAGCGTGGCGGATGTGGCAGCGCTGGCGGAGCTGCAAGACATCGAACCGGAAAGGCTCGTGGCGTTCGCCGACTGGGTGGTCACCCATGCGGAGACACATCTGCCGTTCGTTGCCGAGGTCGATGGGTATGTGGTCGGCGCCGCCTGGCTGCTCGTCGCGGAACGGGTGCCCCGTAACGACTCGCTGGACCGGCGCTACGGCGACGTCCAGTCGGTCATGGTCCGCGAGGAGTACCGCAACCAGGGCATCGGCGCCGCGGTGATGGCCGCGATCCTTGCCGAGGCCCGGGCTAGGGACCTGGCGCATGTGACCGTGCACTCCGGCCGTCGCGCGGTCGACTTCTACCTGCGCAGCGGCTTCAGTCAGCACCGCCAGCTCCTGCTCTGGGAGCCGGGCGGCCCCTGA
- a CDS encoding 2-hydroxyacid dehydrogenase, protein MRYLLPHPDAVADLSDLDVALYDGTQPIPENVDDVELYAVPYGIIDPRLCEPITRMPRLSVVQTVTAGYDHVRPFLRPGLILANGRGVHDAATAELAVALTLAARRRLPDFVRAGDEGRWDSGWSRGLADARILIVGYGSIGAAIERRLAGFEVEVSRVARTARPGVRPISEIANMLPHADVVILSTPLTPETVGLVNAEFLARMADGALLVNVSRGRVVDTEALLAELERGRLHAALDVTEPEPLPAGHPLWYAPNVLISPHVGGLTAALSSRARRLLVDQVRRHAAGEPLANVVVGP, encoded by the coding sequence ATGCGTTACCTGCTGCCTCACCCCGACGCCGTGGCGGACCTCAGTGATCTTGACGTCGCGCTGTATGACGGCACGCAGCCGATCCCAGAAAATGTGGACGATGTGGAGCTATACGCGGTTCCGTACGGGATCATCGATCCGCGCCTGTGCGAGCCGATCACCCGGATGCCTCGGCTTAGCGTCGTGCAAACAGTCACCGCTGGTTACGACCACGTCCGGCCGTTCCTGCGGCCCGGTCTGATCCTGGCTAACGGCCGAGGCGTGCACGACGCGGCTACCGCCGAACTCGCCGTGGCGCTCACTCTGGCCGCCCGGCGTCGACTGCCGGACTTCGTCCGGGCGGGTGACGAGGGCCGCTGGGACTCAGGCTGGTCGCGTGGGCTGGCTGACGCCCGGATCCTCATCGTCGGCTACGGGTCGATCGGCGCCGCGATCGAGCGCCGACTTGCCGGGTTCGAGGTGGAGGTCAGCCGGGTGGCCCGGACTGCCCGTCCCGGCGTCCGGCCGATCTCAGAGATCGCGAACATGCTGCCGCATGCGGACGTAGTCATCCTGTCCACACCGCTGACCCCGGAAACTGTAGGCCTGGTCAACGCGGAGTTCCTGGCCAGGATGGCCGACGGCGCCCTGCTGGTGAACGTGTCACGGGGGCGAGTGGTGGATACGGAGGCATTGCTCGCCGAGCTGGAGCGAGGACGGTTACACGCCGCCTTGGATGTCACCGAGCCCGAGCCGTTGCCCGCCGGTCACCCGCTGTGGTATGCGCCGAATGTCCTGATCAGCCCGCATGTAGGTGGCCTGACCGCCGCGTTGTCGTCTCGGGCCCGCCGACTATTGGTCGACC